In one Lolium rigidum isolate FL_2022 chromosome 3, APGP_CSIRO_Lrig_0.1, whole genome shotgun sequence genomic region, the following are encoded:
- the LOC124702058 gene encoding uncharacterized protein LOC124702058, translated as MDKGTSQERSVRNKRDASTRVEESKVAAMQLQLLPPDVLRHILSRLSLKEVVRLSTLSHEWIRLRICHPDLVLTQKTFFGKTVAWRTYQHPETTKFITKVDKLLRPLWSTSTTTTTTLDKFVIKFCLGRRHKYHIDKWIKFSTASRSKHIALDFTMERTSTGRESDKYVFPLRNLGGPIGSCIKSLELGYVRLKLPPNFCGITNLTKLALNKVSISEADLYSLLLSCAFLESLSIEFCSLTSLCIRQELSRLQCLRVRYCHLEMIELHAPNLAKFEFDEYHRQIVLAECLKLSEATFVSNLRLSVINIGDFELNYAFPKLPTTIPHVHKLVALLNFAQLVRFSNTQTSFINLRHLNMNLEIFNEPYDTSLFLVLVNILQSAPLLEELELHLGRYTGSFPSPRVTKAAQGPQHHHLNSVYISGFCDALGLAEVTLYMLENATVLERMVVDPVSYGDPYTDSIYSASKAGSRKGASYNISRNRVFAKEHLDREEFGHILTIL; from the exons ATGGATAAAGGAACCAGTCAAGAACGGTCCGTCAGAAACAAGAGGGATGCTTCCACTAGGGTGGAGGAATCGAAGGTAGCAGCGATGCAGCTTCAGCTTCTACCCCCT GACGTTCTCCGGCACATACTATCAcgcttatcactcaaagaagtcGTGAGGTTGAGTACACTTTCTCATGAATGGATACGGTTAAGGATCTGCCATCCAGACCTGGTGCTCACCCAAAAGACCTTCTTTGGCAAAACCGTGGCATGGCGTACTTACCAGCATCCGGAGACTACCAAATTCATCACCAAAGTAGACAAGCTATTGCGTCCACTATGGTCTACTTCGACTACAACTACCACTACACTTGATAAGTTTGTCATCAAATTCTGTCTTGGCAGAAGGCATAAGTATCACATTGATAAATGGATTAAATTTTCCACCGCGTCAAGGTCCAAGCACATTGCTCTTGATTTCACGATGGAACGGACATCGACTGGCCGTGAAAGTGACAAGTACGTTTTTCCTCTGCGCAATCTTGGTGGCCCAATTGGCTCTTGTATCAAGTCTCTTGAGCTGGGTTATGTACGTTTAAAGCTGCCACCCAATTTCTGTGGTATCACAAACCTTACGAAACTTGCACTTAATAAGGTGTCCATCAGTGAAGCTGATTTGTACAGTCTGTTGCTAAGTTGTGCTTTCCTTGAGAGTTTAAGCATAGAGTTCTGCTCCTTGACAAGTTTATGCATACGGCAAGAGCTATCCCGGTTGCAGTGCCTACGTGTGCGCTATTGTCACCTGGAAATGATTGAGTTGCATGCGCCGAATCTTGCCAAATTTGAGTTTGATGAATATCACAGGCAAATTGTGCTTGCTGAATGTTTGAAATTGTCAGAAGCAACCTTTGTGTCAAACTTGAGGCTCAGTGTTATCAACATTGGCGATTTTGAGTTGAACTATGCATTCCCCAAGCTTCCAACTACAATTCCTCATGTGCATAAACTAGTTGCACTATTGAATTTTGCTCAG TTGGTAAGATTCAGTAACACCCAGACTAGCTTCATCAATTTGAGGCATCTGAACATGAACCTTGAGATCTTCAACGAGCCATATGATACAAGTCTGTTTTTGGTATTGGTTAATATCTTGCAATCAGCGCCTCTCTTAGAAGAATTGGAACTGCAT CTCGGTCGTTATACAGGCAGCTTTCCTTCTCCGAGGGTGACGAAGGCCGCACAAGGGCCTCAGCATCATCACCTCAACAGTGTCTACATATCTGGATTTTGTGATGCATTGGGGCTGGCTGAGGTGACGCTCTACATGCTTGAGAATGCTACTGTGCTTGAACGTATGGTAGTTGATCCAGTCTCATATGGGGATCCTTACACCGATAGTATCTATTCGGCTAGCAAGGCCGGTAGTAGAAAAGGGGCTTCATACAACATCAGTCGGAACAGGGTATTTGCGAAGGAACACCTTGACAGGGAGGAATTTGGTCACATCCTCACCATTTTGTGA
- the LOC124702059 gene encoding tropinone reductase homolog At5g06060-like has translation MAAAATSATAGAPGRWSLQGKTALVTGGTRGIGRAVVEELAALGAAVHTCSRKEAELTERLKEWEAKGFRVTVSVCDLSVREQRERLVRDVGDRFGSKLDILVNNVGTNIRKPTTEYSAEDYSFVMSTNLESAYHLCQLAHPLLKASGAGSNVLITSIAGIVALYSGTIYAMTKGAMNQLTKNLACEWAKDNIRTNSVAPGYIFTSLIEGPLAANKMLEGDVKSRTPLRRIGEPEEVSSLVAFLCMPGSTYITGQTISVDGGMSVNGFYPTLD, from the exons ATGGCCGCGGCGGCGACCTCGGCCACGGCGGGAGCGCCAGGGAGATGGTCTCTGCAAGGCAAGACGGCCCTGGTCACCGGCGGCACACGCGGCATCGG GCGCGCGGTGGTGGAGGAGCTGGCGGCGCTGGGCGCGGCCGTGCACACCTGCTCCCGGAAGGAGGCGGAGCTGACCGAGCGCCTCAAGGAGTGGGAGGCCAAAGGATTCCGCGTCACCGTCTCCGTCTGCGACCTCTCCGTCCGGGAGCAGCGGGAGCGCCTGGTCCGCGACGTCGGCGACCGGTTCGGCAGCAAGCTCGACATCCTA GTGAACAATGTGGGGACAAACATAAGGAAGCCAACAACCGAGTATTCTGCAGAGGATTACTCTTTTGTGATGTCCACTAATCTTGAATCTGCATACCATTTGTGCCAACTTGCGCATCCTCTTCTAAAGGCATCTGGAGCAGGCAGCAATGTTCTCATAACTTCCATTGCTGGAATTGTAGCGCTATATAGTGGAACTATCTATGCCATGACTAAAG GTGCCATGAACCAGTTGACCAAGAACTTAGCATGTGAATGGGCAAAAGACAACATAAGAACCAACTCTGTTGCCCCAGGGTACATCTTCACTTCGCTTATTGAAGGA CCTCTGGCAGCAAATAAAATGTTAGAGGGTGATGTTAAGAGTCGAACTCCTCTTAGGCGTATCGGAGAACCAGAAGAAGTGTCATCACTAGTTGCTTTTCTTTGTATGCCTGGCTCGACTTACATTACCGGTCAGACGATCTCCGTTGATGGAGGAATGAGTGTCAATGGGTTTTATCCAACTCTGGACTGA